One genomic region from Salarias fasciatus unplaced genomic scaffold, fSalaFa1.1, whole genome shotgun sequence encodes:
- the LOC115384624 gene encoding target of Nesh-SH3-like yields MSLLHESPRRSSPAQDPLVSLKSLKLVRPTSTMQPQQSSKERRPLCKRPLKKKLEGKTFYLDNVKKQQMILLGETIQALGGRVESFLHKDVDYVVTGSKEDLKQENPAATKGAAKDKGEGDKRPAEQQERGLAAVKRPGTPRPAVCGSRGKALLEKAIRNNERLQASSVLSSARSWGVKILSVDHALLYLRKLTKERSIAKQCPPVVKATTLNTPHLKIEDVSRKYKPLFTLYATFPAVCRLSRSAPLQSLPPPPWFEQWAEQQENQTSQKKAESSPQDKFQTSYNLPWLIGRRKSSYCECCRQVFTSLKEHLESEQHHRFAMDQSNYSTVDQVVAGMPPAFDSTVSHLSEEALNRPPTPLPVEDFCGMELDIEDSKQAEEDFFLNTGSPPSCRPPSASPGLQLAEPKQEDVAAEMNSLAPHTPSPCSVNPPPALSPAAPEPNVQRLDPESPPPQPEALHLPTGPAEPLSPHAASSLPPFLSPEIPYPCYAMDPHSSYSDPPVLSPQHCAEERSDDLNLMDSVPQLSATTRTPRKRRRSASGEQNSRKRRRRSPETGTGPAADDSPTRSSRTSHTLGSPQTPTTHPSALDAPPDSHVEDSRRSQPHATPVCIERSLIPDPAALTSPSSDSEWDCGLLSRLGPPAAACPTPAGPSCELDTELLHRPRPWTYGSGYESHLHTILQQSAPCADETDISPFSRSVAQIAEVQ; encoded by the exons ATGAGCTTACTGCATGAAAGTCCTCGTCGCAGCTCCCCAGCACAG GATCCCCTCGTTTCGCTGAAGAGTTTGAAGCTCGTTCGCCCCACCAGCACCATGCAGCCGCAGCAGAGCTCAAAAGAGCGACGGCCTCTCTGCAAACGGCctctgaagaagaagctggaggggAAGACCTTCTATCTGGACAATGTGAAGAAACAACAGATGATTCTGCTTGGCGAGACCATACAAGCTTTAGGAGGG AGGGTGGAAAGTTTCCTCCACAAGGACGTGGATTACGTTGTGACTGGAAGCAAAGAGGACTTGAAGCAAGAGAACCCCGCAGCGACCAAGGGAGCAGCAAAGGACAAGGGTGAAGGAGATAAACgtccagctgagcagcaggagcgAGGCCTCGCTGCAGTGAAACGACCAGGAACTCCTCGACCAGCG GTGTGTGGCAGCCGGGGAAAAGCTCTGCTGGAGAAGGCCATTCGCAACAAC GAGCGACTGCAGGCGAGCAGCGTTCTCTCCAGCGCTCGATCGTGGGGCGTCAAGATCTTGTCTGTAGACC ACGCTCTGTTATATTTGAGGAAGCTGACCAAAGAAAGGAGCATCGCTAAACAGTGCCCTCCTGTCGTGAAAG CTACAACTCTGAATACTCCCCATCTGAAAATCGAAGACGTCAGCAG GAAATACAAGCCTTTGTTTACGCTGTACGCCACTTTCCCCGCTGTGTGCCGCCTGAGCAGAAGTGCTCCCCTCcagtccctccctcctcctccctggttcGAACAGTGGGCAGAGCAGCAAGAGAACCAAACCAG CCAAAAGAAAGCGGAAAGCTCCCCTCAGGACAAGTTCCAAACATCTTATAACCTACCTTGGCTTATCGGGAGGAGGAAATCTTCTTACTGCGAATGCTGCCGACAAGTCTTCACCAGTCTGAAAGAG CACTTAGAGTCCGAACAGCACCACAGATTTGCGATGGATCAGTCAAACTACAGCACGGTGGATCAGGTAGTGGCTGGAATGCCTCCTGCGTTCGATTCCACTGTGTCTCACCTCTCAGAAGAAGCTCTCAACAG ACCGCCGACCCCTCTGCCTGTTGAGGACTTTTGCGGCATGGAGCTTGATATCGAGGATTCGAAGCAGGCCGAAGAGGATTTCTTTTTGAACACTGGAAGTCCTCCGTCCTGTCGCCCCCCCAGTGCGtcacctggactccagctggctGAGCCAAAGCAGGAAGACGTTGCCGCTGAAATGAACTCTCTCGCTCCACACACGCCCTCCCCGTGTAGCGTTAACCCACCTCCCGCCTTAAGCCCAGCCGCTCCCGAGCCAAACGTCCAGCGACTCGACCCGGAGTCGCCCCCCCCTCAGCCCGAGGCGCTCCACCTCCCCACAGGTCCGGCTGAGCCGCTCTCCCCTCATGCTGCCTCCTCCCTGCCTCCATTCCTCAGCCCAGAAATCCCATATCCCTGCTACGCCATGGACCCCCACAGCTCGTACTCGGACCCCCCCGTCCTCAGTCCTCAGCACTGCGCTGAGGAAAGATCAGATGACCTGAACCTCATGGACTCCGTTCCTCAGCTGTCAGCGACGACGCGAACCCCCAGGAAGCGCCGTCGCTCCGCCAGCGGCGAGCAGAACTCcaggaaaagaaggagaaggagcccTGAGACCGGGACGGGTCCGGCTGCAGACGATTCTCCGACTCGCAGCTCTCGTACGTCACACACCCTCGGTTCACCGCAGACTCCAACCACTCATCCTTCTGCGCTCGATGCTCCGCCTGACTCCCACGTCGAAGACTCCCGGCGCTCGCAGCCCCACGCCACCCCCGTCTGCATCGAGCGGTCGCTCATCCCCGACCCGGCCGCGCTCACGTCGCCGTCGTCGGACTCGGAGTGGGACTGCGGGCTGCTGTCCCGGCTcggcccccccgccgccgcgtGCCCGACGCCCGCCGGGCCGAGCTGCGAGCTGGACACGGAGCTGCTGCACAGGCCGCGGCCCTGGACGTACGGCAGCGGCTACGAGTCTCACCTGCACACCATCCTCCAGCAGTCGGCGCCGTGCGCCGACGAGACAGACATTTCACCGTTTTCCAGGAGTGTGGCGCAGATCGCAGAGGTTCAGTGA